A genomic window from Phycisphaerae bacterium includes:
- a CDS encoding arginase family protein, whose translation MKPAVGTPEPGGILWQRMLGICRVITREAARVPVFDVVELAPIPGFVAPDFLSAKLVYKILSYTLARSSGK comes from the coding sequence ATCAAGCCGGCGGTCGGCACCCCCGAGCCCGGCGGGATTCTCTGGCAGCGGATGCTCGGTATCTGCCGGGTGATTACCCGCGAAGCCGCTCGCGTTCCCGTTTTTGATGTGGTCGAACTCGCCCCCATTCCCGGATTCGTGGCGCCGGACTTTCTGTCGGCGAAGCTGGTGTATAAGATCCTGTCGTACACGCTTGCGCGGAGCAGTGGGAAATGA
- a CDS encoding type II toxin-antitoxin system RelE/ParE family toxin — protein sequence MARFEIHYDRTAVDDLRALRRVDQVAILGAIERHLRDEPSRVSRQAIKKLEPPVLAGYRLRVGDYRVFYDVYEDRQIVLVVAVRFKGRMTLDEAAHDSSD from the coding sequence ATGGCTCGGTTCGAGATACACTATGACCGGACGGCCGTGGATGACCTGCGAGCACTGCGGCGGGTGGACCAAGTGGCTATTCTCGGCGCCATCGAGCGCCATTTGCGAGATGAGCCGAGTCGCGTCAGCCGACAAGCGATCAAGAAGTTGGAACCGCCGGTGCTCGCGGGGTATCGCCTGCGTGTTGGTGACTACCGTGTGTTCTATGACGTCTACGAAGACCGGCAGATCGTGCTGGTGGTGGCTGTCAGGTTCAAGGGAAGAATGACGCTTGACGAGGCCGCACATGATTCGAGTGATTGA
- the speB gene encoding agmatinase — protein sequence MSQEGLFQTPWNFLGLPEELSSPQRARAWLLPVPYESTTSYGAGTRNGPAAIIAASRQVELFDCEFGKEPAMEYGVHTMNPLALVHRSPDLMVKAIEEAVAVILSGKPRPEVLVLLGGEHTISPGVVRGIARTIGKDNLVCVQVDAHADLRDEYEGSPFSHACAARRILDVCPVFQIGIRNISAGEEPFRRSCDRVHTVFAEESIAPDGAFLKDLAAFVRGQQVFLTIDLDGLDPSIMPAVGTPEPGGILWQRMLEICRVITREAARVPVFDVVELAPIPGFIAPDFLSAKLVYKILSYTVSSGRDQ from the coding sequence ATGAGCCAAGAAGGCTTGTTTCAAACGCCGTGGAATTTTCTGGGGCTTCCGGAAGAGCTGTCGTCGCCGCAGCGGGCCAGAGCGTGGTTGCTGCCTGTCCCGTACGAGTCCACGACCTCTTACGGTGCGGGCACTCGCAACGGCCCGGCCGCGATCATCGCCGCCTCGCGGCAGGTCGAGCTTTTTGATTGTGAGTTCGGCAAGGAGCCGGCGATGGAGTATGGCGTTCACACGATGAACCCGCTCGCTTTGGTTCACCGCTCGCCCGACCTGATGGTCAAGGCGATTGAGGAAGCTGTCGCGGTGATCCTTTCGGGCAAGCCACGACCGGAGGTGCTGGTCCTGCTCGGCGGCGAGCACACAATTTCGCCTGGCGTGGTCCGAGGCATTGCCCGGACGATCGGCAAGGACAATCTCGTCTGTGTTCAAGTGGATGCCCATGCCGATCTGCGAGATGAGTACGAGGGTTCGCCGTTCAGTCACGCCTGTGCCGCCCGGCGGATTCTGGACGTCTGCCCGGTCTTCCAGATCGGCATCCGCAACATCTCGGCCGGCGAAGAGCCGTTCCGCCGCTCCTGCGACCGGGTACACACGGTCTTTGCCGAGGAGTCGATCGCCCCCGACGGAGCGTTCCTCAAAGACCTGGCCGCGTTTGTCCGCGGGCAACAGGTTTTCTTGACCATTGACCTGGACGGCCTCGATCCGTCGATCATGCCGGCGGTCGGCACCCCCGAGCCCGGCGGGATTCTCTGGCAGCGGATGCTCGAAATCTGCCGGGTGATTACCCGCGAAGCCGCTCGCGTTCCCGTTTTTGATGTGGTCGAACTCGCCCCCATTCCCGGATTCATCGCCCCGGACTTTCTGTCGGCGAAGCTGGTGTATAAGATCCTCTCGTACACGGTCTCGTCAGGACGGGATCAATAG
- a CDS encoding AGE family epimerase/isomerase: protein MSHTPPELATLYRDNLLDDVIPFWEQHSIDRDKGGYFTCLDRRGNVFDTDKFVWLQARQVWTFSMLYRKVEQRPTWLEIARHGAEFLKRHGTDDEGNWYFSLTREGKPLVQPYNWFTDCFAAMGFAQYALASGDSQAADIAVKTFHNVLRRRDNPKGKYTKQVPGTRPLKSQAFPMILINVALEVEGVVPDDEIRRTVEDSIREVMTLFYDNERRITWDNVAPDGSHPDCFEGRIILPGHGIETMWFMIEAVRRFGGDRAIIDKCVDAIVNLIEFGWDDRYEGILYYRDIKDRPPVQLEWDQKLWWVHIETLVALAIAWSVTGRSDCRRWYERIHDYTWKRFPDPQYGEWFGYLNRRGEPLLDLKGGKWKGCYHIPRGLYMCWREFEAMTTKA, encoded by the coding sequence ATGTCTCACACCCCGCCGGAACTTGCCACACTCTATCGCGACAACCTGCTTGATGATGTCATCCCTTTCTGGGAACAACATTCCATCGACCGGGACAAGGGCGGTTACTTTACCTGCCTCGATCGCCGCGGAAACGTGTTCGACACCGACAAGTTCGTCTGGCTGCAGGCCCGGCAGGTGTGGACCTTCTCAATGCTTTACCGCAAAGTCGAACAACGGCCGACATGGCTGGAGATCGCTCGTCACGGCGCTGAGTTCCTCAAGCGGCACGGGACCGACGACGAGGGTAACTGGTACTTCTCCCTGACCCGTGAGGGCAAGCCGCTCGTGCAACCCTACAACTGGTTCACCGACTGCTTCGCGGCCATGGGCTTTGCCCAATACGCCCTGGCCTCGGGTGATTCGCAGGCCGCCGATATCGCCGTGAAGACCTTTCACAACGTGCTGCGGCGCAGAGACAATCCAAAAGGCAAATACACCAAGCAGGTCCCCGGCACGCGACCGCTGAAATCTCAGGCCTTCCCGATGATCCTGATCAACGTGGCCTTGGAAGTCGAAGGCGTCGTGCCCGACGACGAGATTCGCCGCACAGTCGAAGACTCCATTCGCGAGGTCATGACCCTCTTCTATGACAACGAGCGGCGGATCACCTGGGACAACGTCGCCCCGGACGGCTCGCATCCCGACTGCTTCGAGGGCCGGATCATCCTGCCCGGCCACGGCATCGAGACCATGTGGTTCATGATCGAAGCGGTTCGGCGCTTTGGCGGCGATCGGGCCATCATCGACAAGTGCGTCGATGCCATCGTCAACCTCATCGAGTTCGGCTGGGACGATCGATATGAGGGGATTCTCTACTACCGTGACATCAAGGACCGGCCTCCCGTCCAGCTCGAGTGGGACCAGAAGCTCTGGTGGGTACACATCGAGACGCTTGTCGCCCTGGCTATTGCCTGGTCTGTCACCGGGCGCAGCGATTGCCGACGGTGGTACGAGCGGATCCACGACTACACCTGGAAGCGATTCCCCGATCCGCAGTACGGCGAGTGGTTCGGCTACCTGAACCGCCGCGGCGAGCCGCTGCTCGATCTCAAGGGCGGAAAGTGGAAAGGGTGCTACCACATCCCGCGCGGGCTCTACATGTGCTGGCGCGAGTTCGAGGCCATGACAACAAAGGCGTGA
- a CDS encoding PEP-CTERM sorting domain-containing protein — MKTQNRVTLVWVAIVSLVVSQTAMAQGVGNLSSLPTQFETSIPPSSGWVVVEPTGLPVPVSLDPKGPVWRKNFTGPNGGPFVYPALSPPLTVSEHLVVAGNLPWTDWHEDVLDPNWTWANPVLLVNGLPAPGLTVSGVGTSSLSFFFNPVAPGSFIDISKELVYNGVPGTAFTGTLPIIQYPTPEPATLGLVALGSLLLVRRRRMT, encoded by the coding sequence ATGAAAACGCAGAACAGGGTCACATTGGTTTGGGTCGCCATCGTCAGCCTGGTCGTCTCCCAAACGGCCATGGCACAGGGCGTGGGCAACCTGAGTTCATTGCCCACTCAGTTCGAGACCTCGATCCCGCCCTCTTCCGGCTGGGTCGTGGTGGAGCCGACCGGGCTGCCCGTTCCCGTTTCCCTCGACCCTAAGGGACCCGTGTGGCGAAAGAATTTCACCGGCCCCAACGGCGGTCCGTTCGTATATCCCGCACTCAGCCCCCCGCTGACCGTATCCGAGCATCTCGTGGTGGCAGGCAATCTTCCGTGGACCGATTGGCACGAGGACGTGCTGGATCCCAATTGGACCTGGGCTAATCCCGTCCTTCTGGTGAACGGTCTCCCGGCGCCGGGACTCACTGTCTCCGGGGTTGGTACAAGCAGCCTCTCCTTCTTCTTCAACCCGGTCGCGCCGGGTTCATTCATCGACATCAGCAAGGAGCTTGTCTACAACGGAGTGCCCGGAACAGCCTTCACCGGCACGCTGCCGATCATTCAATACCCCACGCCGGAGCCTGCCACACTGGGACTGGTCGCCTTGGGCAGCCTTCTTCTTGTGCGTCGCCGCCGAATGACCTAG
- a CDS encoding PEP-CTERM sorting domain-containing protein, which yields MKTNTNRILAGAGLVLAFAVPSAWAANYTIDWLNMAPTPLGSSVPNNSVFNLPGVGNVTITYSLPSSLLNTRNQNPLFQNGTVTSGPATYSWTAHELLGVTSYAPNPPFVVAPWAVTYTFPGTVPAGTLYVGVAGLGRTNSFGGGMSTATVNQNGAYLGDWTGGGNYGATQFIGGPGTFTMQNSITGLGGADPWWNSALGVVQILDPVSSLTVIVNQIPGDGLGVNIGHAVPEPATLGLIALGSLPVALRRKRFVS from the coding sequence ATGAAAACGAACACGAACCGGATTCTCGCCGGTGCCGGCCTGGTTCTGGCCTTCGCCGTCCCCAGCGCTTGGGCTGCCAATTATACAATTGACTGGCTCAACATGGCGCCGACGCCGCTCGGCTCGAGCGTGCCGAACAACTCCGTGTTCAACTTGCCGGGCGTCGGAAACGTCACGATCACGTATTCGCTTCCTTCCTCGCTCTTGAATACTCGCAATCAGAACCCCCTGTTTCAGAACGGAACCGTGACCAGCGGCCCTGCTACCTACTCATGGACCGCCCACGAGCTGCTCGGCGTAACCAGCTACGCGCCCAATCCTCCGTTTGTGGTCGCCCCATGGGCGGTCACCTACACGTTCCCAGGTACGGTCCCGGCCGGCACCCTCTATGTCGGCGTCGCAGGACTTGGTCGGACCAACAGTTTCGGCGGCGGGATGTCCACGGCAACCGTCAATCAGAATGGCGCGTATCTGGGTGATTGGACGGGCGGCGGGAACTACGGCGCCACGCAATTCATCGGCGGCCCCGGTACGTTCACGATGCAAAACTCGATCACAGGCCTGGGCGGCGCCGATCCGTGGTGGAACTCGGCGCTCGGCGTCGTGCAAATCCTCGACCCAGTCAGCTCGCTGACTGTGATCGTCAACCAGATCCCTGGTGACGGTCTGGGCGTGAACATCGGACACGCCGTCCCGGAGCCTGCGACACTGGGCCTAATTGCGCTGGGCAGCCTGCCTGTTGCGCTTCGGCGCAAACGATTTGTGTCTTGA
- a CDS encoding PEP-CTERM sorting domain-containing protein (PEP-CTERM proteins occur, often in large numbers, in the proteomes of bacteria that also encode an exosortase, a predicted intramembrane cysteine proteinase. The presence of a PEP-CTERM domain at a protein's C-terminus predicts cleavage within the sorting domain, followed by covalent anchoring to some some component of the (usually Gram-negative) cell surface. Many PEP-CTERM proteins exhibit an unusual sequence composition that includes large numbers of potential glycosylation sites. Expression of one such protein has been shown restore the ability of a bacterium to form floc, a type of biofilm.), with protein MKIDEKNVHAFSIAALIIAVGSQMSLAQGVGNLGSLPTLFLSPAPITGWSVDSGNATSPWLPVQIDPNGPQWGKTFTGLNGQPIVAVPGQTFTLQELLVVAPTQSWEDWHEHILTPGWEWVQPTVFLANFAPPPGLNTVVTPATPTSGGKIDFTFNPLVPGTLIDIRKTLKYDDPTGAVFTGKIEIAQFPTPEPATLGLLMLGGLLALRRRRHAA; from the coding sequence ATGAAGATCGACGAGAAGAACGTGCACGCATTTTCGATTGCCGCCCTGATCATCGCTGTTGGTTCGCAGATGTCCCTCGCGCAGGGCGTGGGCAATCTCGGATCGTTACCGACTTTGTTTCTCTCACCCGCGCCGATCACCGGGTGGAGCGTCGATAGCGGCAATGCCACAAGCCCCTGGTTGCCCGTCCAGATCGATCCGAACGGCCCGCAATGGGGCAAGACGTTCACCGGCCTCAACGGTCAGCCTATAGTTGCGGTGCCCGGCCAGACGTTCACCCTGCAGGAACTGCTCGTCGTCGCCCCGACGCAGAGCTGGGAGGACTGGCACGAGCACATCCTGACACCCGGCTGGGAATGGGTACAGCCGACCGTCTTTCTCGCAAACTTCGCTCCGCCGCCGGGCCTCAACACAGTTGTGACCCCGGCGACGCCGACCAGCGGCGGGAAGATCGACTTCACCTTCAACCCGCTCGTTCCCGGTACGCTCATCGACATTCGCAAGACGCTGAAGTACGACGACCCGACGGGCGCGGTCTTCACCGGGAAAATTGAAATCGCCCAGTTTCCAACGCCAGAGCCCGCTACGTTAGGGCTGTTGATGCTGGGCGGTCTGCTCGCTCTGCGCCGGCGCAGGCATGCTGCTTGA
- the fusA gene encoding elongation factor G, with translation MYRLARLRNIGISAHIDSGKTTLSERILYYCGRIHRMGDVKDGGDGATMDHMELEKERGITITSAATTVQWDDKIINLIDTPGHVDFTIEVERSLRVLDGAILVLCAVGGVQSQSLTVDRQMKRYNVPRIAFINKCDRVGADPARVINEIEEKLGVEAVPLQIPVGLEGNHVGVVDLITMKAVYFDGENGEKVRLDAIPGELVDAANRTRHGMLDTLSLYSDEIMELMLEDKPISEELLHRVIRERTIAREITPVLLGSAFRNKGVQPLLNAVCRYLPSPLDRITYAKDNENEGAEVALTADPDAAPVGMAFKIVDEPFGQLTYTRVYQGTIDKGRTYLNSRTQRKQRVARILRMHADQREDIDRALAGDIVALMGVECNSGDTICDLEHNYSLERIYVAEPVISLAVSVAKTADRDKLSKALGRFCREDPTFHVRTDDKTGETLISGMGELHLDVYVERLRREYKLELQVGRPQVSYREAPTQEVSFNYKHRKQTGGAGQYAHVIGKLIPLPDSAERDYEFENAVSCGRIPTEFIPSCDKGFQSARGKGPLAGYEIVRVKILLEDGSYHTVDSSDMAFQICARDAFIEAFRRSQPALLEPIAKVEVEIPGEFQGSVVGDLSSRRGIITNVEPRQNTVVVNAEVPLAEMFGYSTDVRSATQGKGTFTMEFCCYRQVPREIQEEIILARKKAAAGQRS, from the coding sequence ATGTATCGATTGGCACGACTAAGGAATATCGGAATCTCCGCTCACATCGACTCGGGTAAGACAACCCTGAGCGAGCGCATCCTCTATTACTGCGGACGCATCCATCGGATGGGCGACGTCAAGGACGGCGGCGATGGGGCTACCATGGACCACATGGAGCTGGAAAAGGAACGCGGCATCACCATCACCTCGGCGGCCACAACCGTCCAGTGGGACGATAAGATCATCAACCTGATCGACACCCCAGGGCACGTCGACTTCACCATCGAGGTCGAGCGGTCGCTCCGCGTGCTGGATGGCGCCATTTTGGTGCTGTGTGCCGTGGGCGGCGTCCAGTCGCAGTCACTGACGGTCGACCGCCAGATGAAACGCTACAACGTTCCGCGTATCGCCTTCATCAACAAGTGCGATCGCGTCGGGGCAGACCCCGCCCGGGTAATCAATGAGATCGAAGAGAAGCTCGGGGTGGAAGCGGTGCCCCTGCAGATCCCCGTCGGCCTGGAAGGCAACCACGTGGGCGTCGTTGATCTGATTACCATGAAGGCCGTCTACTTTGACGGGGAGAATGGTGAAAAGGTCCGTCTCGACGCGATTCCCGGTGAACTGGTCGACGCCGCGAATCGGACCCGTCACGGCATGCTCGATACCCTCTCCCTCTACAGCGACGAGATCATGGAACTTATGCTCGAAGACAAGCCGATCAGCGAGGAACTCCTCCACCGAGTCATCCGCGAGCGAACCATCGCCAGGGAAATCACGCCGGTCCTGCTCGGCTCGGCGTTCAGAAACAAAGGCGTGCAACCTCTGCTCAACGCCGTTTGCCGCTATCTGCCCAGTCCGCTGGACCGGATCACCTATGCCAAGGACAACGAGAACGAAGGGGCGGAGGTGGCGCTCACGGCCGATCCCGACGCCGCTCCCGTCGGCATGGCATTCAAGATCGTCGACGAGCCTTTCGGCCAGCTCACCTATACTCGCGTCTACCAGGGCACTATCGACAAGGGACGGACGTACCTCAACAGCCGCACGCAGCGCAAGCAACGCGTCGCCCGGATCCTACGGATGCACGCCGACCAACGCGAGGATATCGACCGGGCCCTTGCCGGCGACATCGTGGCTCTGATGGGCGTTGAGTGCAATTCAGGCGATACCATCTGCGACCTTGAACACAACTACTCGCTCGAACGCATCTACGTGGCCGAGCCCGTCATATCGCTGGCCGTCAGCGTCGCAAAAACCGCCGACCGCGACAAGCTGAGCAAGGCCCTGGGCCGATTCTGCCGCGAGGACCCGACGTTCCACGTGCGCACCGACGACAAGACCGGCGAAACGCTCATCTCGGGCATGGGCGAGCTGCACCTGGACGTCTACGTCGAACGCCTGCGCCGCGAGTACAAGCTTGAGCTTCAAGTCGGACGGCCTCAGGTCAGCTACCGCGAGGCGCCCACACAGGAAGTCTCGTTCAACTACAAGCACCGCAAACAGACCGGCGGCGCAGGCCAGTACGCCCACGTTATCGGCAAATTGATCCCCTTGCCCGACAGCGCCGAAAGGGACTACGAGTTCGAGAACGCAGTCAGTTGCGGACGCATTCCCACCGAGTTCATTCCCTCCTGTGACAAGGGTTTTCAGAGTGCCCGCGGCAAGGGACCGCTGGCCGGCTACGAAATCGTGCGGGTGAAGATCCTGCTCGAAGACGGCAGCTATCACACCGTGGACTCGTCCGACATGGCCTTTCAGATCTGTGCCCGCGACGCCTTCATTGAGGCCTTTCGGCGATCGCAACCCGCTTTGCTGGAACCGATCGCCAAAGTGGAAGTCGAAATCCCTGGCGAATTCCAGGGCTCCGTAGTCGGCGATCTGTCGAGCCGCAGAGGTATCATCACCAACGTCGAGCCGCGGCAAAACACGGTAGTCGTCAACGCCGAGGTCCCGCTGGCCGAGATGTTCGGTTATTCGACCGACGTCCGCTCGGCCACGCAGGGCAAGGGGACGTTCACGATGGAGTTCTGCTGTTACCGACAGGTACCGCGAGAAATCCAGGAGGAGATCATCCTGGCCCGAAAGAAAGCCGCCGCCGGGCAACGGTCATGA